The following proteins come from a genomic window of Halorussus halophilus:
- the surE gene encoding 5'/3'-nucleotidase SurE: MTDAPRVLLTNDDGIDAPGIRAIYDALAADADVTVVAPADDQSGTGMSRSWSSDSLTVHEHELGYAVEGTPTDCVAAGLTALGLQPDVVVSGCNDGPNMGAHILGRSGTVGAAMEAAFLEVPAIAVSVYDPSGEVPAGATPTSEEFTFAKAATRYLLNEVLDETFSAADYLNVNAPTTGADPAMRITHPALAYDVVYDDESVIEFEAGDPTTIELHDRSWQVFLDHETAEAMGTDRRAMVDGEVSVSPLLVPRGIASDETNPEGSEIEGFEAGEWL; encoded by the coding sequence ATGACCGACGCACCTCGCGTCCTCCTCACGAACGACGACGGCATCGACGCGCCCGGCATTCGCGCCATCTACGACGCGCTCGCAGCAGACGCAGACGTGACCGTAGTCGCGCCCGCGGACGACCAGAGCGGCACCGGCATGTCCCGCTCGTGGTCTTCGGACTCGCTGACCGTCCACGAACACGAACTGGGCTACGCCGTCGAAGGCACGCCCACGGACTGCGTCGCGGCGGGACTGACGGCCTTGGGACTGCAACCCGACGTCGTCGTCTCCGGGTGTAACGACGGGCCGAACATGGGCGCGCACATCCTCGGGCGCTCGGGGACCGTCGGCGCGGCGATGGAGGCCGCGTTCTTGGAAGTGCCAGCCATCGCAGTGTCGGTGTACGACCCCTCCGGCGAGGTGCCCGCTGGAGCGACTCCGACCAGCGAGGAGTTCACGTTCGCCAAGGCCGCGACTCGGTACCTCCTCAACGAAGTGCTCGACGAGACGTTCTCCGCTGCCGACTATCTCAACGTGAACGCACCGACGACCGGTGCGGACCCCGCGATGCGAATCACGCACCCCGCGCTCGCCTACGACGTGGTGTACGACGACGAGTCTGTCATCGAGTTCGAAGCGGGCGACCCGACCACCATCGAGTTGCACGACCGCTCGTGGCAGGTGTTCTTGGACCACGAGACGGCCGAAGCGATGGGGACCGACCGCCGCGCGATGGTCGATGGCGAGGTCAGCGTCTCGCCGCTACTGGTTCCCCGTGGCATCGCCAGCGACGAGACGAATCCCGAGGGAAGCGAGATTGAGGGGTTCGAGGCTGGGGAGTGGCTGTGA
- the rqcH gene encoding ribosome rescue protein RqcH — protein sequence MDQKRELSSIDLAAIVAELGAYEGSKLDKAYLYGDGLLRLKMRDFDRGRVELIVEVGEKKRAHVAAVENVPDAPGRPPNFAMMLRNRLSGADFAGVEQYGFDRILEFHFERDDEDTTIVAELFGQGNVAVLDENREVVDSLDTVRLKSRTVAPGSQYEFPDERINPLEISYEAFVANMDESDTDIVRTLATQLNFGGLYAEEVCTRAGVEKTTDITDATEDDYEAVFDAIERMSIPLRTGEFDPRVYREDDTLVDVTPFPLDEYDHLDAEAFDTFNEAVDYYYANLDLAGEDDADEAAGSQRPDFEGEIEKQKRIIEQQEGAIEGFEQEAEQEREKAELLYGNYGLVDEILTTIQQAREQDTPWEDIEAKFEEGAEQGIEAAEAVHSVNPEHGTVTVTIDGMRIQLDASTGVEKNADRLYTEAKRVEEKKEGALAAIEDTREDLEAVKQRRDEWEEEPDEGSDDAGEDEQEEVDWLTEPSIPVRSQEQWYERFRWFRTSDDFLVIGGRNADQNEELVNKYMDGNDLFFHAQAHGGPVTILKTSDPSEPSRDIDVPEQSKQEAAQFAVSYSSVWKDGRFAGDAYMVTPDQVSKTPESGEYLEKGGFAIRGDRTYFRDVAVGVAVGITCEPHTRVVGGPPSAIRPQVETLVEVEPGRYAQNDAAKRIYRVFRERFEDTSFVRKVASADLIQEFLPPGGSRMKDE from the coding sequence ATGGACCAAAAGCGGGAACTGTCGAGTATCGACCTCGCCGCCATCGTCGCGGAACTCGGCGCGTACGAGGGTTCGAAACTCGACAAAGCGTACCTCTACGGCGACGGTCTCTTGCGACTCAAGATGCGGGACTTCGACCGTGGGCGGGTCGAACTCATCGTTGAAGTCGGCGAGAAGAAACGCGCGCACGTCGCCGCAGTCGAGAACGTCCCCGACGCGCCCGGCAGGCCGCCGAACTTCGCCATGATGCTCCGAAATCGGCTCTCTGGCGCGGACTTCGCGGGCGTCGAGCAGTACGGCTTCGACCGGATTCTCGAATTCCACTTCGAGCGCGACGACGAAGACACCACCATTGTTGCAGAGTTGTTCGGGCAGGGCAACGTCGCTGTGTTGGACGAGAACCGCGAAGTCGTGGACAGCCTCGACACCGTACGACTCAAATCTCGAACTGTCGCACCCGGCAGTCAGTACGAGTTCCCGGACGAGCGCATCAATCCCCTCGAAATCAGCTACGAGGCGTTCGTCGCCAACATGGACGAGTCTGACACTGACATCGTTCGTACGCTCGCCACGCAACTCAACTTCGGCGGCCTCTACGCCGAGGAGGTCTGCACCCGTGCGGGCGTCGAGAAGACGACGGACATCACGGACGCCACCGAAGACGACTACGAGGCCGTCTTCGACGCCATCGAGCGCATGTCGATACCCCTGCGCACCGGGGAGTTCGACCCGCGGGTCTACCGCGAGGACGACACACTGGTGGACGTGACGCCGTTCCCGCTGGACGAGTACGACCACCTCGACGCCGAGGCGTTCGACACGTTCAACGAGGCGGTCGATTACTACTACGCGAACCTCGACTTGGCGGGCGAAGACGACGCCGACGAAGCGGCCGGAAGTCAGCGACCCGACTTCGAGGGCGAAATCGAGAAACAGAAGCGCATCATCGAACAGCAGGAGGGCGCAATCGAGGGCTTCGAACAGGAGGCCGAGCAGGAACGTGAGAAGGCCGAACTGCTCTACGGCAACTACGGACTGGTGGACGAGATTCTCACGACGATACAGCAGGCCCGCGAGCAGGACACCCCGTGGGAGGACATCGAAGCCAAATTTGAGGAGGGCGCAGAGCAGGGCATCGAAGCCGCGGAAGCCGTCCACAGCGTGAACCCTGAACACGGCACCGTCACAGTCACTATCGACGGTATGCGCATCCAACTCGACGCGTCCACAGGAGTAGAAAAGAACGCAGACCGCCTCTACACCGAGGCCAAGCGCGTTGAGGAGAAGAAAGAGGGTGCGCTGGCCGCCATCGAAGACACCCGCGAAGATTTGGAGGCAGTGAAACAGCGTCGCGACGAGTGGGAGGAAGAACCGGACGAGGGAAGCGACGACGCAGGCGAAGACGAACAAGAGGAAGTCGATTGGCTGACCGAGCCGTCGATTCCCGTCCGCAGTCAAGAGCAGTGGTACGAGCGGTTCCGCTGGTTCCGAACCAGCGACGACTTCCTCGTCATCGGCGGACGCAACGCCGACCAGAACGAGGAGTTGGTCAACAAGTACATGGACGGCAACGACCTGTTCTTCCACGCGCAGGCCCACGGCGGTCCGGTCACGATTCTCAAGACCTCCGACCCGAGCGAACCGTCCAGAGATATCGACGTGCCCGAACAGAGCAAGCAGGAAGCCGCCCAGTTCGCCGTCTCCTACTCGTCGGTGTGGAAGGACGGCCGCTTTGCGGGTGACGCCTACATGGTGACTCCCGACCAAGTGAGCAAGACGCCCGAGAGCGGCGAGTACTTGGAGAAGGGTGGCTTCGCCATCCGCGGCGACCGCACCTACTTCCGCGACGTGGCTGTCGGCGTCGCAGTCGGTATCACCTGCGAACCACACACCCGTGTCGTCGGTGGGCCGCCCTCGGCGATTCGTCCGCAGGTCGAGACGCTGGTCGAGGTCGAACCCGGCCGGTACGCCCAGAACGACGCCGCCAAGCGCATCTATCGCGTGTTTCGCGAGCGATTCGAGGACACCTCCTTCGTGCGCAAGGTCGCCAGTGCCGACCTGATTCAGGAGTTCCTCCCGCCGGGCGGCAGTCGGATGAAAGACGAGTGA
- a CDS encoding DUF4013 domain-containing protein: MIRDSIDYLTDSDTGMTTVVLGGLLTLFGIFIIPALVVEGYLVRVLHETERGNTEAPTFSKWVRLAVDGLKAVVIGIVYGLVPAVIAMVFAGSGALMLSGGNADFLGGVTFLFGSLLTLFAIVAVWYVYPAAIARFAEKESMSAAFHFSALRPIVTKEAYATGWLMALVVLLVGGIVVSLLAVVPILGWIGAVFVAFYAQVAAYYIYGRAYGEASGMAPGEETPVEGEQPVV; encoded by the coding sequence ATGATACGCGACAGCATCGACTATCTGACGGACAGCGATACGGGAATGACCACGGTCGTACTCGGTGGCCTGTTGACGCTTTTCGGGATATTCATCATCCCGGCGCTCGTCGTGGAGGGCTATCTGGTTCGGGTCCTCCACGAAACCGAACGGGGGAACACGGAGGCACCGACGTTCTCCAAGTGGGTTCGACTGGCAGTGGACGGCCTGAAAGCAGTCGTCATCGGAATCGTGTACGGACTCGTTCCCGCAGTAATAGCGATGGTATTCGCCGGTAGCGGGGCACTCATGCTCTCGGGCGGGAACGCCGACTTCCTCGGTGGAGTGACGTTCCTCTTCGGGAGTCTGCTCACCTTGTTCGCCATCGTCGCCGTGTGGTACGTCTATCCGGCGGCAATCGCTCGGTTCGCCGAGAAAGAGTCGATGAGCGCGGCGTTCCACTTCAGCGCGCTCAGACCTATCGTCACCAAGGAAGCGTACGCGACTGGCTGGTTGATGGCACTCGTCGTCCTCTTGGTCGGCGGTATCGTCGTCAGTCTGCTCGCCGTCGTCCCGATACTCGGCTGGATTGGGGCCGTGTTCGTCGCCTTCTACGCGCAGGTCGCGGCGTACTACATCTACGGCCGCGCCTACGGTGAGGCGAGCGGCATGGCTCCCGGCGAGGAGACGCCAGTCGAAGGCGAACAACCAGTCGTCTGA
- a CDS encoding DUF4013 domain-containing protein has protein sequence MFEDALTYLKDSDDAVETVLIGGILSLLGFLLIPVVFVAGYFQRVLRRTSEGDPAPSFDDWEDLFVEGLKAIVVGFAYVLIPAILAVLLVGSTVLFTVSTAEVVSDPMTTAPTATDGIGFLGLLALLGAVFVTFAAAIAAWYVVPAALARLAVEGRLGAAFELSKLVPVLRSGSYATGWLVAFVVLVVGGALVSGLASIPFFGWALVPFVAFYVNVVAYALYGRAYGDATHTERREGTLDEEQRPAV, from the coding sequence ATGTTCGAAGACGCACTCACTTACCTGAAAGACAGCGACGACGCAGTCGAGACTGTACTGATCGGTGGCATCCTCAGCCTGCTCGGATTCCTCCTGATTCCGGTGGTATTCGTCGCAGGCTACTTCCAGCGCGTCCTTCGCCGCACGAGCGAAGGCGACCCTGCACCGTCGTTCGACGACTGGGAGGACCTCTTCGTCGAGGGACTGAAAGCAATCGTCGTCGGGTTCGCGTACGTACTGATACCCGCGATACTCGCGGTGTTACTGGTCGGTAGCACCGTGTTGTTCACGGTATCGACCGCGGAGGTCGTTTCGGACCCCATGACGACCGCTCCGACTGCGACCGACGGCATCGGCTTCCTCGGACTGTTGGCACTGCTCGGCGCAGTGTTCGTCACGTTCGCAGCGGCGATTGCGGCGTGGTACGTCGTGCCCGCCGCGTTGGCCCGTCTGGCCGTCGAAGGCCGCCTCGGCGCGGCCTTCGAGCTTAGCAAGCTCGTGCCCGTCCTCCGAAGCGGGTCGTACGCGACCGGCTGGCTCGTCGCGTTCGTCGTCCTCGTGGTCGGCGGCGCGCTGGTCAGTGGTCTCGCCTCGATACCCTTCTTCGGGTGGGCGCTCGTGCCGTTCGTGGCGTTCTACGTCAACGTCGTGGCGTACGCCCTCTACGGGCGTGCCTACGGCGACGCGACCCACACCGAGCGCCGTGAGGGCACGCTGGACGAGGAACAGCGGCCTGCGGTCTGA